One genomic window of Trichlorobacter lovleyi includes the following:
- a CDS encoding GSU3529 family protein, translating to MTVFEKLQSVTEAAQNEQELPNFLAERIYWIIENRDRFHAREADILELAEKVTNYDTYGQTGYLGMGVNNVILEKALSRLEE from the coding sequence ATGACAGTATTTGAGAAGTTACAATCCGTTACGGAAGCTGCTCAGAATGAACAGGAGCTGCCGAATTTTTTGGCGGAGCGTATCTATTGGATCATTGAAAACCGGGACAGATTCCACGCCAGGGAAGCCGACATACTTGAGCTGGCGGAAAAAGTGACGAACTACGACACATACGGCCAGACCGGTTATCTGGGCATGGGAGTCAACAATGTCATCCTGGAAAAGGCATTGAGTCGTCTGGAAGAGTAA
- a CDS encoding chemotaxis protein CheW, producing MQKQFIEEMIDYMPSVRRCKQSLDGLDLIWSVISANAEMNCPHEAVTILSTMQKTQEGFGVLEEKLIENLVAENIKKVVLDITSKAQVVVDIIIRNLYERTADVGFLATDNDIRQFILGKVPKEAIVQRLKEYRDKYTVYDEIIILDTYKRVLANLDETSGIISSKDPLVMDTIQQDGYLESFKKSDLRPMNDRSLIYSQKIEDPESGNVIGVLCLCFRFENEMEGIFASLKNKGDKSIMCLLDDNGLVIASSDESSVSLGKAFPIQEDSAYSVIEHNGRDYLAKTCKTRGYQGFFGLGWQGHVMVPADAFKAATGLLGEIDAETLDNIMQYADSFCPDLSAIVSGADDINLALRRVVWNGQVMAAGGKGDLVRLKAILRQISKNGQKTREVFESSISNLYQTVISSSLSDVKFIARLMIDIMDRNLYERANDCRWWALTNDIRRVLSLSERSEDDLQTITDILIYINSLYTVYTRIFVYDTDGTIVAASNLHGDNINLVGKKYDQAQLHKVMGLDNSQKYSVSAFQKTWLYGECETYVYNAAIRSLDDTATVVGGIGIVFDAAPEFMAMLNDNLPQKSGAFAVFTDRSGVVISTTCDDYRIGSRLTLDHDFFALPNGEGISRIIVHRQKYFIVGCMTSCGYREYKNSGDYKNDLIAFVFVPIGDVRDRPASQTNATYNTGTIKSAETVELATFIVSDKIYSLPAASVVEAVEADKLVPLPGSKPYLVGTTPFVTAEFGGTPQVVPVINPKLLFNQKKGIVPHQGLQTTALELSYKDHIVIIRTAKGLVGLLVQDLDAVPEFDASRLERVPPIIGADSGYVKSIIKPEMCGKIDDMLVVLDPDLLVEEIQRVNVGHA from the coding sequence ATGCAAAAACAGTTTATTGAAGAAATGATTGATTACATGCCATCCGTCAGGCGTTGCAAACAAAGTCTCGATGGGTTGGATCTTATCTGGTCGGTTATTTCAGCCAATGCTGAAATGAATTGTCCCCACGAAGCAGTGACTATTCTCTCCACCATGCAAAAGACCCAGGAAGGCTTTGGGGTTCTCGAAGAAAAACTCATTGAAAATCTAGTTGCCGAGAATATCAAGAAGGTTGTGCTGGATATCACCTCAAAGGCGCAGGTGGTCGTCGATATCATCATCCGTAACCTGTACGAACGGACTGCCGACGTCGGCTTTCTTGCAACCGACAATGACATCCGCCAGTTTATTCTCGGCAAGGTGCCGAAGGAGGCGATTGTGCAACGCCTCAAGGAATACCGCGACAAATATACCGTCTATGACGAGATCATCATCCTCGACACCTATAAAAGAGTGCTGGCAAATCTTGACGAAACAAGCGGTATCATTTCCTCAAAGGACCCGCTGGTCATGGACACCATCCAGCAGGACGGCTATCTGGAGAGCTTCAAAAAATCTGATCTACGCCCCATGAACGACCGTTCCCTGATCTATTCACAAAAGATTGAAGACCCTGAATCAGGCAACGTGATTGGTGTTCTCTGCCTCTGTTTCAGGTTTGAAAACGAAATGGAGGGCATTTTTGCCAGCCTGAAGAACAAAGGGGACAAATCCATTATGTGCCTTCTTGATGATAATGGGCTGGTGATCGCCTCCAGCGATGAATCATCGGTCTCCCTGGGGAAGGCATTCCCCATTCAGGAAGACAGCGCCTACAGTGTCATTGAACACAATGGCCGGGATTATCTCGCCAAGACCTGCAAGACCAGAGGCTACCAGGGGTTCTTTGGGCTGGGGTGGCAGGGCCATGTCATGGTTCCTGCGGACGCCTTTAAGGCAGCAACAGGGCTGCTGGGCGAGATTGATGCTGAAACCCTCGACAACATCATGCAGTACGCTGACTCGTTCTGCCCGGATCTGAGTGCCATCGTTTCCGGGGCCGACGATATCAACCTGGCACTGCGCCGGGTGGTCTGGAACGGCCAGGTCATGGCGGCCGGCGGCAAGGGCGATCTGGTGCGGCTCAAGGCGATCCTGCGCCAGATATCGAAAAACGGGCAAAAGACCCGGGAGGTGTTTGAGAGTTCGATCTCAAACCTGTACCAGACCGTTATTTCATCAAGTCTGTCAGACGTGAAATTTATTGCACGGCTGATGATCGACATCATGGATCGCAACCTGTACGAGAGGGCGAATGACTGCCGCTGGTGGGCGCTGACCAATGATATCCGCAGGGTGCTGAGCTTGTCGGAGCGGAGTGAAGACGATCTGCAGACAATTACCGATATCCTGATCTACATCAACTCGCTCTACACGGTCTATACGAGGATTTTTGTGTATGACACGGATGGCACCATTGTGGCGGCGAGCAATCTGCATGGTGACAACATTAATCTGGTCGGCAAGAAGTATGATCAGGCCCAGCTGCATAAGGTTATGGGGCTCGACAACAGCCAAAAATACTCGGTTTCAGCGTTTCAGAAGACCTGGCTGTATGGTGAATGCGAAACCTATGTCTATAACGCAGCTATTCGATCCCTGGATGACACCGCTACGGTTGTTGGAGGTATCGGGATCGTCTTTGATGCTGCCCCGGAGTTTATGGCGATGCTGAACGACAACCTGCCTCAAAAGAGCGGGGCCTTTGCCGTCTTTACCGATAGAAGCGGCGTTGTTATTTCAACCACCTGCGACGACTACCGGATCGGTTCCAGGCTCACACTTGACCATGATTTTTTTGCACTGCCGAACGGTGAAGGGATTTCCCGGATCATTGTGCACCGCCAGAAATATTTTATCGTCGGCTGTATGACCTCATGTGGATATCGGGAATACAAGAACAGCGGTGACTACAAAAATGACCTAATCGCGTTTGTCTTTGTGCCGATCGGGGATGTCCGGGACAGGCCGGCCAGTCAGACCAACGCAACCTACAACACCGGAACCATTAAGAGTGCCGAGACGGTTGAGCTTGCGACGTTTATCGTAAGCGACAAAATCTACTCACTGCCTGCTGCATCGGTTGTTGAGGCTGTTGAGGCCGATAAACTAGTGCCACTGCCCGGTTCAAAGCCGTACCTGGTCGGAACAACCCCGTTTGTTACGGCTGAATTCGGCGGTACCCCGCAAGTTGTTCCGGTCATCAACCCAAAGCTGTTGTTCAATCAGAAAAAGGGGATTGTACCGCATCAAGGGCTGCAAACCACGGCACTCGAGTTGTCCTACAAAGACCATATCGTGATCATCAGGACAGCCAAAGGGCTGGTTGGGCTTTTGGTGCAGGATCTTGACGCCGTGCCGGAATTTGACGCATCCCGATTAGAGCGTGTCCCACCGATTATCGGTGCCGACTCAGGCTATGTAAAAAGCATCATCAAGCCGGAGATGTGTGGAAAGATTGATGATATGCTGGTTGTACTCGATCCCGATTTGCTGGTAGAAGAGATACAGAGGGTGAATGTGGGCCATGCATGA
- the mscL gene encoding large conductance mechanosensitive channel protein MscL, producing MLQEFKTFIMKGNVLDLAVGVIIGAAFGKIVNSAVNDLIMPVVGLALGKVDFSNLFISLKGGEYATVAAAKAAGAPTLNYGIFLNTTLDFLIMALVIFMIVKAANKVRKTEEPAPAPAPRECPFCKSAVHDEASRCPHCTSQL from the coding sequence ATGCTGCAGGAATTCAAGACCTTTATCATGAAGGGCAACGTGCTGGACCTGGCGGTTGGTGTAATTATCGGCGCTGCCTTTGGCAAAATCGTCAACTCTGCCGTCAACGACCTGATCATGCCGGTGGTGGGCCTGGCCTTGGGCAAGGTTGATTTCAGCAACCTCTTCATCAGCCTGAAAGGGGGCGAGTATGCGACTGTTGCGGCAGCCAAGGCGGCCGGTGCCCCCACCCTCAACTACGGTATCTTTCTCAACACAACCCTGGATTTTCTGATCATGGCGCTGGTGATCTTCATGATTGTCAAGGCCGCCAACAAGGTGCGCAAGACTGAAGAACCCGCTCCGGCACCGGCACCGCGTGAGTGCCCTTTTTGTAAATCAGCGGTGCATGACGAGGCAAGCCGTTGTCCTCACTGTACCTCACAACTGTAA
- a CDS encoding helix-turn-helix transcriptional regulator — protein sequence MASPVNRTYLRQTRDAAELLGKLIRLGRKERKITEEELSGRAGISRRTLQKIEWGDPKCEIGLVFEVANIVGVKLFSDEENSIRYTFGRHIDDKLALLPKRVRSVVKVNDDF from the coding sequence ATGGCCTCTCCAGTTAACCGCACATATCTCCGTCAGACCCGGGATGCCGCTGAGCTGTTGGGTAAACTCATCCGGCTTGGCAGAAAAGAACGCAAGATAACCGAGGAAGAGCTGTCCGGACGGGCGGGGATTTCCAGAAGGACCTTGCAGAAGATCGAGTGGGGTGATCCGAAATGTGAGATCGGCCTGGTGTTCGAGGTTGCCAATATAGTCGGAGTAAAGCTTTTCAGCGACGAAGAGAATTCAATCCGATATACTTTCGGGAGGCACATTGACGACAAGTTGGCCTTGCTGCCCAAGCGGGTTCGTAGCGTGGTTAAAGTCAATGATGATTTCTGA
- a CDS encoding LysR family transcriptional regulator, protein MDVKQLRFFLGVAECESFTKAAEKLHIAQPALSIAIKKLEEELEVLLFNRRDRKITLTAEGEALLLHAQSILQGVNNAKQEIADLRGLLKGEVRVGLTPMLSSFFFPKIIASFKHSHSGLRISISGDSAWNIQRKIESGELDVGVIAGEVPEGLDSHHLLREEIVACVYPGHPFAGRKKVALRELLKEPLIHYKEGYHLRELIDELHAGEGITPLVVAESNLFTLIRSLVKERLGLAFFLKMVVARDAEVVAISSDPQLFMDLHIAWKKNSYLSRANRAFVDFLIRELDEYYMITQAAGSFPLP, encoded by the coding sequence ATGGACGTAAAACAGCTTAGATTCTTCCTGGGTGTGGCGGAGTGTGAAAGCTTTACCAAGGCAGCAGAGAAACTGCATATAGCCCAGCCGGCCCTCAGCATAGCCATCAAAAAGCTTGAGGAAGAGCTGGAAGTGCTTCTGTTCAATCGTAGGGATAGGAAGATAACCTTGACTGCCGAAGGTGAAGCGCTGTTACTTCATGCACAAAGTATTCTTCAGGGGGTAAACAACGCGAAACAGGAGATTGCCGATCTGCGGGGTCTGCTCAAGGGGGAGGTGCGCGTCGGTCTCACCCCGATGTTAAGCAGTTTTTTCTTCCCGAAGATAATCGCATCATTCAAACATAGTCATTCTGGCCTCAGGATTTCCATTTCCGGTGACAGCGCCTGGAATATCCAGCGAAAAATCGAATCTGGTGAATTGGATGTCGGAGTTATCGCCGGAGAAGTGCCAGAGGGCTTGGACTCCCACCACCTTTTACGGGAAGAAATCGTTGCGTGCGTGTACCCCGGACACCCCTTTGCCGGACGTAAAAAGGTTGCGTTGCGCGAACTGCTCAAAGAACCGCTGATTCACTACAAAGAAGGGTATCATCTGCGCGAGTTGATTGATGAACTACATGCCGGGGAAGGGATAACGCCTCTGGTGGTGGCAGAATCTAATTTGTTCACCTTGATCCGAAGTCTGGTCAAGGAGAGGTTGGGGCTGGCGTTTTTCCTCAAGATGGTAGTAGCACGCGATGCAGAAGTAGTCGCCATCTCATCTGATCCGCAACTTTTTATGGATCTCCACATCGCGTGGAAGAAAAATTCGTATCTTTCGAGGGCAAACCGCGCCTTTGTAGATTTTCTTATCCGGGAACTGGATGAGTATTACATGATTACGCAAGCAGCAGGGTCGTTTCCATTACCTTGA
- the yaaA gene encoding S4 domain-containing protein YaaA — protein sequence MSEKISIDTDYIKLDSFLKLANLVMSGGEAKIVIQEGQIQVNGAVETRRGRKLYPGDTITLTGSSSFLIEQA from the coding sequence ATGTCTGAAAAAATTTCAATCGATACCGACTACATCAAGCTGGACAGCTTCCTGAAGCTTGCCAACCTGGTCATGAGCGGCGGCGAGGCCAAGATCGTGATTCAGGAAGGCCAGATTCAGGTCAACGGAGCGGTTGAGACCCGCCGGGGACGCAAACTCTATCCCGGTGATACCATTACGCTTACCGGCAGCTCGAGCTTTCTGATCGAGCAGGCATAG
- a CDS encoding GSU3529 family protein codes for MSDIFRELEEVTVEQYEHQDLPKWLADPVLMVARSPELYQGKEYLVEILAAQVREYDVYAEAGCCKWAYDHEDIKRTLRWLEE; via the coding sequence ATGAGCGACATATTCAGAGAGCTGGAAGAGGTTACCGTTGAGCAGTATGAACACCAAGATCTGCCGAAATGGCTTGCCGACCCCGTCCTTATGGTGGCTAGAAGCCCTGAGCTTTATCAGGGGAAAGAGTATCTGGTCGAAATTCTTGCCGCCCAGGTCCGGGAGTACGATGTCTACGCCGAGGCAGGTTGTTGTAAATGGGCATACGACCATGAAGACATTAAACGGACATTGCGCTGGCTGGAGGAATAG
- the dndA gene encoding cysteine desulfurase DndA, which produces MAIYLDCNATTPVDPSVASVVMRFLEKDFGNAASPIHDYGVFALAAVEHARGQVAEVVKARRDEVIFTSGATESNNLAILGLAEEGIRRGRRHLITTAIEHKAVLEPFDEMARLGFEVQIIPVETDGRFDPQLLADALRPDTLLVSTMQVNNETGVLQPLTEVADIVSNHETWWHVDAAQGFGKEFEQLRHPRINLISVSGHKIYGPKGVGALIARKRDRQFPPLRPLMFGGGQEQGLRPGTLPVPLIAGLGEAAKLAVRNNNERTYKCRVFREQALATFSALGAQRNGAEDHTLPHVLNVSLPGINSDLAIKALKNVIAVSSTSACTSHTHTPSHVLAAMGLTPEKVEQSIRLSWCHMTPEVDWHEVETILRALRG; this is translated from the coding sequence ATGGCTATTTATCTTGATTGCAACGCTACAACGCCGGTAGATCCGTCAGTGGCATCAGTGGTGATGCGATTTCTGGAAAAGGATTTCGGTAATGCTGCGAGTCCCATTCATGACTACGGAGTCTTTGCGCTTGCCGCTGTGGAACATGCCAGGGGGCAAGTGGCTGAGGTGGTCAAGGCTCGACGTGATGAAGTAATTTTTACCAGCGGTGCAACGGAGAGTAACAACCTTGCGATACTCGGACTCGCCGAGGAGGGAATACGGCGCGGTCGCCGTCATCTGATCACCACTGCCATTGAACACAAGGCGGTGCTTGAACCGTTTGACGAGATGGCGCGTCTGGGCTTCGAGGTACAGATTATTCCGGTAGAGACAGATGGCCGCTTTGATCCGCAGCTATTGGCGGATGCGCTTCGTCCGGACACGCTTCTGGTTTCAACCATGCAAGTAAACAATGAGACCGGGGTACTGCAACCGCTGACGGAGGTTGCGGATATAGTATCGAACCATGAAACCTGGTGGCATGTTGATGCTGCCCAGGGATTCGGCAAGGAGTTTGAGCAGCTCCGCCATCCGCGTATCAACCTCATTTCCGTAAGTGGTCACAAGATATACGGCCCCAAAGGTGTTGGCGCTCTAATTGCCCGCAAGCGTGACCGTCAGTTTCCCCCGCTGCGCCCGCTCATGTTTGGTGGCGGGCAGGAACAGGGACTTCGCCCCGGCACGCTGCCGGTTCCCCTGATTGCCGGTCTCGGGGAGGCTGCAAAGCTTGCGGTACGAAACAACAATGAGCGGACGTATAAATGCCGGGTTTTTCGGGAACAGGCTCTGGCAACGTTCTCGGCACTTGGTGCGCAGAGGAACGGCGCAGAAGATCATACGTTGCCGCATGTGCTCAATGTGTCGCTGCCAGGAATCAACTCGGATCTGGCAATTAAAGCTCTGAAAAATGTTATTGCAGTGTCCAGCACCTCGGCATGCACCTCACATACTCACACGCCAAGCCATGTACTGGCAGCAATGGGGTTAACGCCTGAAAAAGTTGAACAATCAATCCGCTTGTCGTGGTGCCACATGACCCCTGAAGTGGATTGGCATGAAGTGGAAACTATTCTCCGTGCGCTGCGCGGATAA
- a CDS encoding ATP-binding protein yields MNGNSRERCTHPCPCGYLGDPAHACTCTPIAIKRYRSRISGPLLDRIDLHVEVPAVAYRDLSDSRETESSTVIASRVIRARQVQQERFTGTKVHCNAQMNARLIKKHCELDAAGHRMLELAGDKLGFSARSYSRILKVARTIADLAGSEAIHEPHLAEAIQYRSLDRKVSHV; encoded by the coding sequence TTGAATGGGAATAGTAGAGAAAGGTGCACACACCCCTGCCCCTGCGGTTATCTGGGGGACCCGGCCCATGCCTGCACCTGCACGCCGATTGCCATCAAACGGTACCGTTCCCGCATCTCCGGTCCTCTGCTGGACCGGATCGACCTGCATGTCGAGGTGCCGGCCGTGGCCTACCGCGACCTGTCCGACAGCCGTGAAACCGAGTCATCCACCGTCATTGCCTCCCGGGTGATCCGGGCACGCCAGGTGCAGCAGGAACGGTTCACCGGCACCAAGGTGCACTGCAATGCCCAGATGAACGCCCGCCTGATCAAGAAGCATTGTGAGCTTGATGCCGCCGGTCACCGGATGCTGGAACTGGCCGGAGACAAGCTGGGCTTCTCGGCCCGCAGCTACTCCCGCATCCTCAAGGTGGCCCGCACCATTGCCGACCTGGCCGGATCTGAAGCGATCCATGAACCGCATCTGGCCGAGGCGATTCAGTACCGTAGTCTGGATAGAAAGGTTTCCCATGTCTGA